The following are encoded in a window of Vigna unguiculata cultivar IT97K-499-35 chromosome 8, ASM411807v1, whole genome shotgun sequence genomic DNA:
- the LOC114194848 gene encoding uncharacterized protein LOC114194848, with protein MPFGVTNSPTVFIDYMNQIFRPYLDKLVAVFIDDILIYSKNREEHIEHLRVVLAVLKEHQLCGKLSKCKFWLEEVQFLGHVISSHGIVVDPSKIDTVMKWERPRTVTEVRSFLGLVGYYRRFVEGLSKMVSPLTQLTRKDQPFSWTEKCEECFEEMKKRLTTTSILAIPNTSKKFEVYCDASY; from the coding sequence ATGCCATTTGGAGTGACTAATTCTCCAACCGTCTTCATAGATTACATGAATCAGATTTTCCGACCCTATTTGGACAAATTGGTGGCGGTGTTTATAGATGACATTCTCATCTATTCCAAGAATAGGGAGGAGCACATTGAGCATCTAAGAGTTGTATTAGCAGTACTAAAAGAACATCAGCTATGTggcaagttgtccaagtgcaaGTTTTGGTTAGAAGAGGTACAATTTCTGGGGCATGTTATCTCTTCACACGGTATTGTGGTGGATCCGAGCAAGATTGATACAGTGATGAAATGGGAAAGACCACGAACGGTGACTGAGGTGCGAAGTTTCCTAGGATTGGTTGGGTATTATAGAAGGTTTGTGGAAGGGTTATCTAAAATGGTGAGTCCTCTGACCCAACTCACTAGAAAAGACCAACCATTTTCCTGGACAGAGAAGTGTGAAGAGTGTTTTGAGGAGATGAAGAAGAGATTGACTACAACTTCAATACTAGCTAtaccaaacacaagcaagaagTTTGAGGTATATTGTGATGCATCCTATTAG